A section of the Pseudorasbora parva isolate DD20220531a chromosome 2, ASM2467924v1, whole genome shotgun sequence genome encodes:
- the baxa gene encoding BCL2 associated X, apoptosis regulator a, with the protein MAAPSGGGDTGIGDDQVLALGSALLNNFVYERVRRHGDGDAEVTRSQLGGVELCDPSHKRLAQCLQQIGDELDGNMQLQRMLNDSALQPTQDVFMRVAREIFSDGKFNWGRVVALFYFACRLVIKAISTKVPDIIRTIISWTMSYIQEHVVNWIREQGGWEGIRSYFGTPTWQTIGVFLAGVLTTVVVIRKM; encoded by the exons GCATTGGCGATGACCAGGTCCTTGCCTTGGGCTCTGCACTTCTCAATAA CTTTGTTTATGAACGTGTTCGTCGTCATGGAGACGGTGATGCTGAAGTAACCCGGAGTCAGTTAGGTGGTGTTGAGCTGTGTGACCCCAGCCATAAACGCCTTGCGCAGTGTTTGCAGCAGATTGGAGATGAGCTGGATGGAAATATGCAGCTGCAAAG GATGTTAAATGACTCTGCTCTTCAACCGACTCAAGACGTCTTCATGAGAGTGGCCCGTGAGATCTTCTCTGATGGGAAGTTCAACTGGGGCAGGGTGGTGGCGCTTTTCTACTTTGCGTGCCGGCTGGTCATAAAG GCTATTTCAACCAAGGTTCCTGACATCATCAGAACCATCATAAGCTGGACTATGTCTTACATTCAGGAACATGTTGTCAACTGGATCCGGGAACAGGGTGGATGG GAGGGAATCCGTTCCTATTTCGGGACCCCCACATGGCAAACTATTGGGGTTTTCCTGGCTGGAGTTCTCACCACAGTAGTGGTGATCCGCAAGATGTGA